The genomic stretch TTTTGATGCCCTGTTTATAGGAAATTGTGGCTTTAAATTCAGGGGCAAAACTTTTGATCTTACTGTTGTCAAAAATTGTACTGATCGACTTATCTCCAGCCAAGTTACCTTCCATCCATCCCTGTCTGAGTTCTTTAGCAGTTTTTATTATAAAATCTGTGGTTATATGAACAATATTTGCTTTTACGCCTGCAGCGGCTGCAGTAGCTTCATAGATTTGATTCCAGGTCAGAACTTCGTCAGAAGTAATATGGAAGGAATGACCTAAGGCCTGCTGATTGCCCATCAAGCCATTTATACCCTTGGCAAAATCTTCGGCATGAGTTATCGTCCAGAGGGAAGTGCCATCACCATGAACTATTACAGGTCTACCCTGTT from Desulfobulbaceae bacterium encodes the following:
- a CDS encoding NAD-dependent epimerase/dehydratase family protein; this translates as ITESTPLCNPYWNYSRNKIACENLLNKKYSENNFPVCIVRPSLTYDTVIPLAIGCWNDYTMIQRMKQGRPVIVHGDGTSLWTITHAEDFAKGINGLMGNQQALGHSFHITSDEVLTWNQIYEATAAAAGVKANIVHITTDFIIKTAKELRQGWMEGNLAGDKSISTIFDNSKIKSFAPEFKATISYKQGIKRTVEWFEAKKERMKIVEGNNKFIDDVLAAYNKAIS